Proteins encoded by one window of Mariniplasma anaerobium:
- the ispE gene encoding 4-(cytidine 5'-diphospho)-2-C-methyl-D-erythritol kinase encodes MIYEKAHAKINLALDVIKKRDDGYHELKMIMVPIELHDQLSFELSDDIKLTSNIDIKDNQVLKTAYLIKDKYKVDTGAHIYLKKDIPIGAGLAGGSSDIAATIRGLNKLWNLNLDKKALEDIALSLGSDTLYCLYQKPAYVYGRGEHLEFIDLPKTGTIFLYYPKIISSTACVFKNHNIIDKQNQFENLLEAYQHQAWDLFYKTTYNALHLTALKCYPELQKAYKIMKNIDDNAFMSGSGSTFFIINSSQKDEEIIKKAQENNIKLVKTSLKA; translated from the coding sequence ATGATATATGAAAAAGCGCATGCAAAAATTAATCTAGCATTAGATGTTATCAAAAAAAGAGATGATGGATATCATGAATTAAAGATGATCATGGTTCCAATAGAACTTCATGATCAATTATCATTTGAATTAAGCGATGATATAAAACTAACAAGTAATATTGATATCAAAGATAATCAAGTGTTAAAAACGGCATATTTAATTAAAGACAAATATAAAGTTGATACTGGCGCCCATATTTATCTTAAAAAGGATATACCTATAGGTGCTGGACTTGCTGGAGGATCATCTGATATAGCAGCAACCATTAGAGGATTAAATAAACTATGGAATTTAAATCTTGATAAGAAAGCATTAGAAGATATTGCCTTATCTCTTGGATCAGATACACTTTATTGTTTATACCAAAAACCAGCTTACGTTTATGGTAGGGGTGAACATCTAGAATTTATAGATTTACCTAAAACTGGAACAATTTTTTTATACTATCCAAAAATCATAAGTTCAACTGCATGTGTATTTAAAAACCACAATATTATTGATAAACAAAATCAATTTGAAAATCTTTTAGAAGCATATCAACACCAAGCGTGGGATTTGTTTTATAAAACTACTTATAATGCCCTACATTTAACAGCATTAAAATGCTATCCAGAACTACAAAAAGCTTATAAAATCATGAAAAATATCGATGATAACGCATTCATGAGTGGCAGCGGGTCAACTTTCTTTATTATAAATTCTAGTCAAAAAGATGAAGAAATAATAAAAAAAGCACAAGAAAACAACATTAAATTGGTTAAAACCAGCCTAAAAGCATAA
- the spoVG gene encoding septation regulator SpoVG: MKITDVRVKTVQSESRLRGVATITFDDSFVVHDIRIIEGENGLFVAMPSKKTPNGTFRDIAHPIHGEMRKLIEEAIVAAYNELLEKGPEEA, encoded by the coding sequence ATGAAAATAACTGATGTCAGAGTTAAAACAGTTCAAAGCGAAAGTAGATTAAGAGGTGTAGCAACTATTACTTTTGATGATAGTTTTGTTGTACATGATATTAGAATCATTGAGGGAGAAAATGGCTTGTTTGTTGCAATGCCAAGTAAAAAAACTCCAAATGGAACATTTAGAGACATCGCACATCCTATTCACGGAGAGATGCGAAAGCTTATTGAAGAAGCTATTGTTGCGGCATACAATGAATTGCTAGAAAAAGGACCAGAAGAAGCATAA
- a CDS encoding ribose-phosphate diphosphokinase — MSIVYGKKIKLFALSSNKKLAEEISEASGIELSKVEVVKFADGEISVNIEDSVRGHHVFVVQSTSAPANEHLMELLIFADALKRASAKSVTVLMPYYGYSRQDRKSKSRQPITAKLVADMLQVAGVSRVISIDLHAAQIQGFFDKPIDNFPAAPLLADYFLHEKDLKNVVVVSPDHGGVTRARMFAKMFNSPLAIIDKRRPERNKAVVQHIIGDVKGKIAIMVDDIIDTAGTLIAGAEALIEAGALEVYAAATHPVFSEDAICRVDKSVIKQVIVTDTIELKGPCVSDKIVQLSIGPLLGQSILHIVNDEPISQIFDKITHRDHKA, encoded by the coding sequence ATGTCTATTGTTTATGGAAAGAAGATTAAATTATTTGCTTTAAGTTCAAACAAGAAATTAGCTGAAGAAATTTCTGAAGCTTCTGGTATTGAACTTTCAAAAGTCGAAGTCGTAAAATTTGCTGATGGTGAAATATCAGTAAACATCGAAGACAGTGTTAGAGGACATCATGTGTTTGTAGTTCAATCTACATCAGCTCCAGCAAATGAACACTTAATGGAATTACTCATTTTTGCAGATGCACTAAAAAGAGCATCAGCTAAATCAGTTACAGTACTTATGCCTTACTATGGATATTCTAGACAAGATCGTAAATCAAAATCTAGACAACCAATCACAGCTAAACTAGTCGCAGATATGCTTCAAGTTGCTGGTGTATCAAGAGTTATATCTATCGATTTACATGCAGCTCAAATACAAGGGTTTTTCGATAAACCTATTGATAACTTCCCAGCTGCACCACTTTTAGCTGACTATTTTTTACATGAAAAAGATTTAAAAAATGTTGTTGTAGTATCTCCAGATCATGGTGGCGTGACAAGAGCAAGAATGTTTGCTAAGATGTTTAATTCACCATTAGCTATCATTGATAAAAGAAGACCAGAAAGAAATAAAGCTGTTGTTCAGCATATCATTGGTGATGTGAAAGGTAAAATCGCAATCATGGTTGATGATATTATTGATACTGCAGGCACCTTAATTGCAGGTGCAGAAGCTTTAATTGAAGCTGGAGCATTAGAAGTATACGCAGCAGCAACACATCCTGTTTTTTCAGAAGATGCAATATGCCGTGTTGACAAGTCAGTTATTAAACAAGTCATTGTTACTGATACAATAGAACTTAAAGGACCTTGTGTCTCTGATAAAATTGTTCAATTATCTATTGGACCACTTTTAGGACAATCTATCCTACACATCGTAAACGATGAGCCTATTAGTCAAATATTTGATAAAATCACACATAGGGATCATAAAGCGTGA
- the pth gene encoding aminoacyl-tRNA hydrolase: MKLIIGLGNPGSKYHQTRHNVGFMVVDQYVGTIQQSFKLDTKFNAEICLTNINQEKVMFVKPSTYMNLSGEAVYKIMKYYDISLEDIIVFVDDINLDTGKLRLRLSGGHGGHNGLKNLIGLLHSNEFKRVRIGISNNPNLQLDHYVLSQFGKEEMIDISIAIKHSQDIIDQFINETPFSDIMTRFNTQT; this comes from the coding sequence GTGAAATTGATTATTGGTCTTGGTAATCCTGGTAGTAAATATCATCAAACAAGACATAACGTTGGGTTTATGGTTGTTGATCAATATGTAGGAACGATACAACAATCTTTTAAATTAGATACTAAATTTAATGCAGAAATATGCTTAACAAATATCAATCAAGAAAAAGTAATGTTTGTAAAACCATCAACTTATATGAATCTTTCAGGTGAAGCGGTTTATAAAATAATGAAATACTATGATATATCTTTAGAAGATATTATTGTATTTGTAGATGATATTAATCTTGATACAGGTAAACTTAGATTAAGATTATCTGGTGGACATGGTGGACATAACGGATTAAAAAACTTAATTGGATTGCTACATTCAAATGAGTTTAAAAGAGTAAGAATTGGTATAAGCAACAATCCAAATTTACAATTAGATCATTATGTTTTAAGCCAATTTGGAAAAGAAGAAATGATAGATATTTCTATAGCTATTAAACACTCACAAGATATCATTGATCAATTTATAAACGAAACACCATTTTCAGATATCATGACAAGATTTAACACCCAAACATAA
- the mfd gene encoding transcription-repair coupling factor — MLDVIKIDKDLEKLLDQHKDTVYLKSSTDSYNCYLITKRFLKMKKTVFVVTANLYEAQKYYDSLSLLNQEDDVLFYPADETLTSIMALGSPEFKSERLYTLKQLMTKEAFIVVTTMQGISQRQLTPQDYKKSVKQLLKNENYNISDLTTFLVYSGYQRTFTVEKPGEFSLRGHILDIYTLNNEHPYRLDFFGDSLEQIKIFSVETQRSFAEVDTIEIAPMHELFYTDQMKDSAIKDIQKHFEAFDLSERENEKFISDIESIDLRQKLDTLGLYIPFFNKKETTVLDFSQDKEIYLIDVHKMKVNQEHIKDDLKTYQVTMNGQAFLSIKYRLPLESHLKKQHIEIDNFGISNPNAFSLNVMASNQYQSNLELFYTDMMDYIGKYKIYLCIKTNHYFEEMKSFLKFKKISYLRQIKDEVGVYLLDISSHGSFISVHDQVVILDESELFTYKVRKAIRYRSVLNQSTKIRKVEDLTIGDYVVHYDYGIGQYVGLKTMELSSEKRDYLHIIYANEEALYVPMDQIDMVLKYSSHEGQKPKISKLGGKTWTKTKASVRMRIKDLSDRLIKLYAIRDQAQGFAFSKDNDMMEAFERDFKYETTRDQQKAIIETKHDMQQERPMDRLICGDVGFGKTEVALRASFKAVLNQKQVLYLVPTTVLARQHYYTFKERFDKYGANVALLSRFVTPKQQKQTIEKLAKGYVDVVIGTHRLLSSDIKYKDLGLLIIDEEQRFGVEQKEKIREIKHNVDTLTLSATPIPRTLQMSLMGLKDLSMIETPPMNRYPVQTYVVERQDALIKEAITREISRGGQIFYLFNRVTGMEGMVRKLQKLVPDAKIGFAHGKMNRESLESVISDFIDHQFDILVSTTIIETGVDIPNTNTLIIHEADKLGLSQLYQIRGRVGRSDRIAYAYLLYDQFKSINDEAKKRLAVIQDFTALGSGYKIATRDLSIRGAGDILGAEQSGFIDSVGIELYMKLLEEAITGESIEKEKSTQIDQIYAQRHVDPQYVAQDSARIEIHKRISELNNMPDIEDLKLELTDRFGQLDADLLLYMYEKLYKKLSYKIGAHQTIVDLNQTTLILSMDASSKIDGKKLFEKAESFKLAKIRLSYIRGHIHIQLITKNVKQHWLYLFDLFLEDFIYN, encoded by the coding sequence ATGCTTGATGTCATAAAAATAGACAAAGATCTTGAAAAACTATTAGATCAACATAAAGATACAGTATATTTAAAGTCTTCAACAGATAGCTATAATTGTTATTTAATAACAAAGCGATTCCTAAAGATGAAGAAGACTGTTTTTGTTGTTACAGCAAATTTATATGAAGCACAAAAATACTATGACTCGCTATCTTTACTCAATCAAGAAGACGATGTTTTATTTTATCCTGCAGATGAAACACTAACTTCAATTATGGCTCTTGGGTCACCAGAATTTAAAAGTGAGCGTTTATATACGTTAAAACAGTTGATGACCAAAGAAGCATTTATAGTCGTTACAACTATGCAAGGCATTAGTCAAAGACAACTCACACCACAAGACTATAAAAAGAGTGTAAAGCAATTATTAAAAAATGAAAATTATAATATAAGCGACCTAACTACATTTTTAGTATACAGTGGATACCAAAGAACATTTACTGTTGAAAAACCCGGTGAATTCTCATTAAGAGGCCATATTCTAGATATCTACACTTTAAATAATGAGCATCCATATAGACTTGATTTTTTTGGAGATTCATTAGAACAAATAAAAATATTCAGTGTTGAGACACAACGTAGTTTTGCGGAAGTTGATACAATTGAAATTGCACCTATGCATGAACTTTTTTATACAGATCAAATGAAAGATTCAGCAATAAAAGATATCCAAAAACATTTTGAGGCATTTGATTTATCAGAGCGAGAAAATGAAAAATTTATCTCTGATATAGAATCAATTGATCTTAGACAAAAACTTGATACACTAGGCTTGTATATTCCATTTTTCAATAAAAAAGAAACAACAGTTCTTGATTTTTCACAGGATAAAGAAATATATTTGATAGATGTTCATAAGATGAAAGTTAATCAAGAACATATCAAAGATGATTTAAAAACTTACCAAGTGACAATGAATGGCCAAGCCTTTTTATCCATTAAGTATAGACTTCCTTTAGAGTCACATTTAAAAAAACAACATATAGAAATAGATAATTTTGGCATATCAAATCCAAATGCATTTTCTCTAAATGTCATGGCATCTAATCAATATCAATCTAATCTAGAATTATTTTATACAGATATGATGGACTATATTGGCAAATATAAAATATATCTATGTATTAAAACAAATCATTATTTCGAAGAAATGAAATCATTTTTAAAATTTAAAAAGATATCATATCTAAGACAAATAAAAGATGAAGTTGGTGTCTATCTTCTAGATATTTCAAGTCATGGTTCATTTATCTCAGTTCATGACCAAGTTGTTATTCTTGATGAATCAGAATTGTTCACCTATAAAGTTAGAAAAGCAATTCGATATAGAAGTGTTTTAAATCAATCTACAAAAATCAGAAAAGTTGAAGATTTAACCATTGGTGATTATGTTGTGCACTATGATTACGGTATTGGACAATATGTTGGTTTAAAAACAATGGAGCTTAGTTCAGAAAAAAGAGACTATCTACATATCATTTATGCAAATGAAGAAGCTCTATATGTTCCGATGGATCAAATTGATATGGTTTTAAAATATAGCAGTCATGAAGGACAAAAACCAAAAATATCAAAACTTGGTGGTAAAACTTGGACAAAGACTAAAGCTAGTGTTAGAATGCGTATTAAAGATTTAAGTGATAGACTAATTAAACTATATGCAATTAGAGATCAAGCACAAGGATTTGCGTTTTCAAAAGATAATGACATGATGGAAGCATTTGAAAGAGATTTCAAATATGAAACTACTAGAGATCAGCAAAAAGCAATCATTGAAACAAAACATGATATGCAACAAGAAAGACCTATGGATAGATTAATCTGTGGAGATGTTGGATTTGGTAAAACCGAAGTCGCTCTTCGTGCATCATTTAAAGCAGTACTTAATCAAAAACAAGTTCTATACTTAGTGCCTACAACAGTTTTAGCTAGACAACATTACTATACATTTAAAGAACGTTTTGATAAGTATGGTGCAAATGTAGCTTTATTGTCTAGATTTGTTACACCAAAACAACAAAAACAAACTATAGAAAAACTTGCAAAAGGATATGTTGATGTTGTTATTGGAACACATCGCTTATTATCATCAGATATAAAATATAAAGATCTTGGTTTATTAATTATAGATGAGGAACAAAGATTTGGTGTTGAACAAAAAGAGAAAATCAGAGAAATCAAGCATAACGTGGATACCTTAACGCTATCAGCAACTCCAATTCCTAGAACTCTACAAATGTCTTTGATGGGATTAAAGGATTTATCGATGATTGAAACACCACCGATGAATAGATATCCTGTTCAAACATATGTGGTTGAAAGGCAAGATGCTTTAATCAAAGAAGCAATAACACGAGAAATTTCTCGTGGTGGACAAATCTTTTACTTATTCAATAGAGTAACTGGTATGGAAGGCATGGTAAGAAAACTTCAAAAATTAGTACCAGATGCTAAAATTGGATTTGCTCATGGCAAAATGAATAGAGAATCCTTAGAATCTGTAATCTCAGACTTTATTGATCATCAATTTGATATTTTAGTATCTACAACTATTATTGAAACAGGTGTTGATATACCAAACACAAATACGTTAATCATCCATGAAGCCGATAAATTAGGATTATCTCAACTTTATCAAATAAGAGGACGTGTTGGAAGATCTGATAGAATTGCATATGCTTACTTATTATATGATCAATTCAAGAGTATTAATGATGAAGCAAAGAAGAGGTTAGCTGTTATTCAAGACTTTACTGCCCTAGGTAGTGGATATAAAATCGCAACTAGAGATTTATCTATTAGAGGAGCTGGAGATATATTAGGAGCTGAACAATCTGGTTTCATTGATAGTGTAGGTATAGAACTTTATATGAAACTATTAGAAGAAGCAATTACTGGTGAGTCTATAGAAAAAGAAAAATCAACACAAATTGATCAAATCTATGCACAACGACATGTAGACCCACAATATGTGGCTCAAGATAGCGCAAGAATTGAAATACATAAACGTATTAGTGAACTTAATAACATGCCTGATATCGAAGATTTAAAATTAGAATTAACTGATAGATTTGGGCAGTTAGATGCAGACCTACTTTTATATATGTATGAAAAACTATATAAGAAATTATCATATAAAATTGGCGCACATCAAACTATTGTTGATCTTAATCAAACAACGCTTATTCTTTCAATGGATGCATCTTCAAAGATTGACGGTAAAAAATTATTTGAAAAAGCAGAAAGCTTTAAATTGGCTAAAATTAGATTAAGTTATATTAGAGGGCATATCCACATTCAATTGATTACTAAAAACGTAAAACAACACTGGTTATATTTATTTGACCTATTTTTGGAAGATTTCATATATAATTAG
- a CDS encoding pyridoxal phosphate-dependent aminotransferase, whose product MAIDILQISKTALEAQKTNPDVINASIGMFFDETRHIGGMPSVSKALRELPDMSILPYPAVDGGKDFKDHVISWTFGQYEDQIRKEMYVDACATPGGSGAIASTFSVYTKPNDFVFVSNVRWQYDRFADRAKIKLFEHNMFDQGGFDLKSFDEQLGNLCKIQKQVVVIVNDPCHNPTGYTLSLDEFKAVIDILNKYHKNDIVFLYDVAYLEYTSEKDKRIKMLELLRLEEHVLTILAFSGSKTFGVYGLRLGAAIGLTKSKTKIDNFRPRFVNEARGSWSATPTISIELLNHFSKKENHADFLKELKGIKDIVQKRSELFISQANEIGLKTYPFRSGFYVIALTDKPMEVFEKLTEKGIYVVPMENGIRIALCSISLKEIDGLPQKIKTLID is encoded by the coding sequence ATGGCTATAGATATTTTACAAATTTCGAAAACTGCTTTAGAGGCTCAAAAAACAAATCCCGATGTAATTAACGCATCAATTGGAATGTTTTTTGATGAAACGAGACATATCGGTGGTATGCCTTCAGTATCAAAAGCTTTAAGAGAACTACCGGATATGAGTATATTGCCATATCCAGCAGTAGATGGTGGAAAAGATTTTAAAGATCATGTAATTTCTTGGACGTTTGGTCAATATGAAGACCAAATAAGAAAAGAAATGTATGTGGATGCTTGTGCAACACCAGGGGGAAGCGGAGCAATTGCGTCAACATTTTCAGTTTATACAAAACCTAATGATTTTGTGTTTGTTTCGAACGTTAGATGGCAATATGACAGGTTTGCAGATCGCGCAAAAATAAAATTATTCGAACATAACATGTTTGATCAAGGTGGATTTGATTTAAAAAGCTTTGATGAACAATTAGGCAATCTTTGTAAGATTCAAAAACAAGTTGTTGTTATTGTCAATGACCCTTGTCATAATCCAACTGGATATACTTTAAGCTTAGATGAGTTTAAGGCAGTCATAGACATTTTAAATAAGTATCATAAAAACGATATTGTATTTTTATATGATGTTGCATATTTAGAATATACAAGTGAAAAAGACAAACGTATTAAAATGTTAGAACTATTAAGACTTGAAGAACATGTGCTTACAATCCTAGCTTTCAGTGGATCAAAAACTTTTGGAGTTTATGGGTTGAGATTAGGTGCAGCAATCGGTTTAACAAAATCTAAAACTAAAATTGATAATTTTAGACCAAGATTTGTAAATGAAGCAAGAGGGTCATGGTCGGCTACACCAACCATTTCCATAGAATTGTTAAATCACTTTTCAAAAAAAGAAAACCACGCTGATTTTCTTAAAGAATTAAAAGGTATCAAAGATATTGTACAAAAGAGAAGTGAACTATTTATATCTCAAGCAAATGAAATTGGATTGAAGACATATCCATTTAGATCAGGATTTTATGTCATTGCTTTAACAGATAAACCTATGGAAGTTTTTGAAAAATTAACTGAAAAAGGTATATATGTTGTTCCTATGGAAAATGGGATTAGAATTGCTTTATGTTCGATATCACTTAAAGAGATTGATGGGTTACCACAAAAAATTAAAACACTTATAGATTAA
- the cdaA gene encoding diadenylate cyclase CdaA: MFGEPIWKIALDFYIIWILVFFLLKFLITNKRMLSVVLSFVFIYVIYYISNLTDILAASQILGYVVSWLPIILIIIMAPDLRRSLEIVWKQDKSKEDFEMGSERTKQQVVDAVMYLASQSIGALITIEKHNTLDQYADRAIMLNSDVSKEILINIFTPNTPLHDGAVIIRGDHILCAGSYFVLSDNQNYDKTMGSRHRAGLGISEITDSLTILVSEETGNVSVAIEGILLKMNDRDKLMEYLNMFMK, encoded by the coding sequence ATGTTTGGAGAACCAATTTGGAAAATAGCACTAGATTTTTATATCATCTGGATTTTAGTCTTTTTTCTGCTAAAATTTTTAATCACAAATAAAAGAATGCTGAGTGTTGTTCTTTCTTTTGTATTTATTTACGTGATTTATTATATTAGTAATCTAACTGATATTCTCGCAGCTTCACAAATTTTAGGATACGTTGTTTCATGGTTGCCAATTATTTTAATTATCATCATGGCTCCTGATTTAAGACGTTCTTTAGAAATTGTTTGGAAACAAGATAAATCAAAAGAAGATTTTGAAATGGGATCTGAAAGAACTAAACAACAAGTAGTTGATGCAGTGATGTATTTAGCTTCACAAAGCATTGGTGCGTTGATAACAATTGAAAAGCACAATACATTAGATCAATATGCAGATCGTGCAATTATGTTGAATAGTGATGTTTCAAAAGAAATATTAATCAATATTTTCACTCCAAATACACCACTACATGATGGTGCGGTTATTATTAGAGGTGATCATATTTTATGTGCAGGTTCATATTTTGTTTTATCAGATAATCAAAATTATGATAAAACAATGGGATCACGTCACCGTGCTGGATTAGGTATTAGTGAAATCACAGATAGTTTAACTATATTAGTTTCAGAAGAAACAGGTAATGTTTCAGTTGCAATAGAAGGTATTCTACTTAAGATGAATGATCGAGACAAACTTATGGAATATCTAAATATGTTTATGAAATAG
- a CDS encoding diguanylate cyclase domain-containing protein, with product MLQHPIYPLIISIFTLVLVIMQSIQSEKVLKNRLVISFFNIAIAVMVFVIYNNFILTSELYTLLYIIFNFLVYFVFILVLYQAFKTSALKANHYQLFVKSIKNSRWNAYYVVDKKERVKDISLSLLQELGIEKEEIIGKKLFNILNKTVRFTRLNGLDINNKQLENYYKNYKENAKPNDSEVQELQFLNDTGDPVILRLVMQPVFALGKYKGRICVGEKKTDFNLLAVEKELNDRNSELESIRHKFIATLELSEEGLFYIDLDERTIWASDALVSSLGLPSNLLDLTDFRRLIEAEDLKKYLALLGDLTINKTQYQTSYRIKIKGRYIWFKEKGKRLFEDTNSAIIMGTLNPMKTKHFQASQIDILDLLKDRNEFMAHMHKLFNDNRYFQLVVFRLQNIPKINEDYGREVGNMFIAEYIKKMSSSFVSESGDIFRITGIEFAITITDPRKMEVLANGVKSNPTFLNLNMQYGSISEALEVFAGIAVGGSDAHEEHQLYQAAYQALKISLNPQFSSHGCYYKDIVS from the coding sequence ATGTTACAACATCCGATTTACCCTCTGATTATTTCAATATTCACTTTAGTCTTAGTTATCATGCAAAGTATACAAAGTGAAAAAGTATTAAAAAATAGATTAGTTATCTCGTTTTTTAACATAGCCATCGCTGTGATGGTTTTTGTCATTTATAATAACTTTATTTTAACAAGTGAGTTATATACACTACTGTATATCATCTTTAATTTCTTAGTATACTTCGTTTTTATTTTAGTTTTATATCAAGCATTTAAAACTTCAGCACTTAAAGCAAATCATTATCAGCTCTTTGTTAAATCTATTAAAAATAGCAGATGGAATGCATATTATGTTGTAGATAAAAAAGAAAGAGTTAAAGATATTTCTTTAAGTTTATTACAAGAACTAGGCATAGAAAAAGAAGAAATCATTGGTAAGAAACTATTTAACATATTAAATAAAACCGTTAGATTTACAAGATTAAATGGACTTGATATTAATAATAAACAATTAGAAAATTACTATAAAAACTATAAAGAAAATGCTAAACCGAATGATTCAGAAGTTCAAGAATTACAATTTTTAAATGACACAGGAGATCCTGTTATTCTTCGTTTAGTGATGCAACCAGTATTTGCTTTAGGTAAATATAAAGGTAGAATTTGTGTTGGTGAAAAGAAAACTGATTTTAATTTATTAGCTGTTGAAAAAGAACTTAATGATAGAAATAGTGAGTTAGAAAGCATAAGACATAAATTTATCGCAACTCTAGAATTAAGCGAAGAAGGATTGTTCTATATTGATTTAGATGAAAGAACTATTTGGGCATCTGATGCACTAGTTTCTAGTTTAGGATTACCTAGTAATTTACTAGACTTAACAGATTTTAGAAGATTGATTGAGGCTGAAGACTTAAAGAAGTATTTGGCATTATTGGGCGATTTAACAATTAATAAGACTCAGTATCAAACATCTTATAGAATCAAAATAAAGGGTAGATACATTTGGTTTAAAGAAAAAGGTAAACGCTTATTTGAAGATACGAATTCAGCTATTATTATGGGAACTTTAAATCCAATGAAAACTAAGCATTTTCAAGCAAGTCAAATTGATATACTTGATTTATTAAAAGATAGAAATGAATTTATGGCACATATGCATAAACTGTTTAATGATAATAGATATTTCCAATTAGTAGTTTTTAGATTACAAAATATACCTAAGATTAATGAAGACTATGGACGCGAAGTTGGGAATATGTTTATCGCAGAATACATTAAAAAAATGAGTTCATCGTTTGTTTCTGAATCAGGAGATATATTTAGAATCACTGGTATTGAGTTTGCTATAACAATTACGGATCCAAGAAAAATGGAAGTTTTAGCAAATGGTGTTAAATCTAATCCAACGTTCTTAAATTTAAATATGCAATATGGATCTATTTCAGAAGCCCTAGAAGTTTTCGCAGGTATTGCAGTTGGTGGATCAGATGCACATGAAGAACATCAATTATATCAAGCAGCTTATCAAGCGTTAAAGATTTCTTTAAATCCACAATTCTCATCACATGGTTGTTATTACAAAGATATCGTTTCATGA
- a CDS encoding 5-formyltetrahydrofolate cyclo-ligase, translated as MTKKDIRKSMMLIRSKQTPEDKNLRDQHIIKQIKVHEKFISAKTVAIFYPMKSEIDLLQLLSSDKIFLFPKVNQDDLDFYIFDEYIEFEKSSFGVLEPTGDNIYKDKIDLMIVPALAISKEFDRVGYGKGFYDRYISNHDIEYTLGVIYDFQELNHIDASPLDRKLDQYIKGSL; from the coding sequence ATGACAAAAAAAGATATTAGAAAAAGCATGATGCTTATAAGATCAAAACAGACACCTGAAGATAAAAATTTAAGAGATCAACATATTATCAAACAAATTAAAGTTCATGAAAAATTTATATCAGCTAAAACAGTTGCAATCTTTTATCCAATGAAAAGTGAAATTGATTTACTTCAATTGCTTTCAAGTGATAAGATATTCTTATTTCCAAAAGTAAATCAAGATGATCTAGATTTTTATATTTTTGATGAATATATTGAGTTTGAGAAAAGCAGTTTTGGTGTCTTAGAGCCAACTGGAGATAATATTTATAAAGACAAAATAGATTTGATGATTGTTCCTGCACTAGCTATTTCAAAAGAGTTTGATAGAGTTGGATATGGAAAAGGGTTTTATGATAGATACATTTCAAATCATGATATAGAATATACACTTGGTGTGATTTATGATTTTCAAGAGTTAAATCATATAGATGCTTCACCACTTGATCGAAAGTTAGATCAATATATAAAGGGGTCACTATGA